In Schistocerca gregaria isolate iqSchGreg1 unplaced genomic scaffold, iqSchGreg1.2 ptg000668l, whole genome shotgun sequence, the sequence GCGTTTCAGAAGAGAAATGTCGAGGTTTTGTTCTTGTACACGAATATTGACGAATTTGTCATGTCAAATTTGGCAGAATACAAAGGAAAAAAGCTAGTCTCAATTGAATCTTCGAATGCGTCTGAGTCCATCAAGCAAATAGGCTCTGTAGAAGAGCCAGAGTCGAGCGAGCAGAACGGTGAGGACAGGAAGTTGACAGGAGAAGAGTTCACGAACTTTGCAAACTGGTTGAGAGAAACTTTGGTGACCAGAGTGACAACAGTAGTTGAAACGAGCAGATTGTCGTCCTTCCCCGCCGTCGTTGTGGACCATGAGTCTGCCGCATTTCGCAGAATGATGAAAATGGTCGATCCCTCTCATGCACCGACTACACCTAAGGTTCAGCTTCAAATCAACCCGTCTCACCCAATCATCGTCAAGCTCAATTCAATCAGGAACGTGGACCCTGAGCTTGCTAGAGATGTTTCCGAGCAAATCATGGATAACGCCATGATTCAGGCGGGGCTCCTAGATGACAATCGATCGATGGTCCCTCGACTGGTGAAAATTCTAGATAGAGCGCTGAAGAATGCAGAAGGTGCTGAGAGAAGTGGATAGTAAGGCGCGTGTACGATCAAACTATACGCTTATTTTTGACACATTCTTCGGAACACAATTTTGCGGTTTTCGCGCGGTCGAAAGAGCGGATGCGCACCTACCGAATAGAACTTTATGAACTGCCTCAGAGAACATCGAGTTAGTTCTCTGGTCGCAAGAAGTAAAAGTGTTTTGTacacaaaatcattttttttttgtatttttttgcctAGGTCGTTTCAGTTGTGTCTTGCTTAGGGGTTGTTATGTCGATGGAGTCTTGGGTATTGATCTTCCATTGTTTTGTCCGGCCTATTTCGTAGATTTTATGAAGAACTTCTTCTAGCCTGTTTTCTCGAACCAGCTGTTTGTATTTTTGGTACAGCAGCAGGGCCGTTCTCGAGTCTTCGATGCTGTCGTGCGCTCCGACTTGAATTTCTATTCCAAGGAGGAGAGAGGCCAGAAACCTGAGGGAGATCTTGCGCTGGTTTTTCAGATGGAACAGTTTTACCGTGTCTACGACCTGTTCTGGCGGGACATCTATGTTTGCGATGTGGAAGTCTTGGTTGAGCCCGTGGCCGATGAAGATGAAACCTTGGTCGACGAGGTATCGGAGTTTCAAATAAACCGACTTCAGAGCGGTGATGTGACGAGGGGAAGTGCGAAGGTCGAGGTCTCCAGGTTGGATGCCGGAATATTGAGTTAGGTAATCAGTGATTTGATCGCACTTAGTGGATATATAATCATCCATGATGATGACTTCTTGACCGTTTTTGGTCGCCAGAACAGACACTCGAGCCAGGCCGAGGTCTGCAGGACTGACGAGGTGTTTTTTCTTGCTCCCGTCGACGTCCTCGTATACTTCTTGTTTGAGAAGAATGAATTCGGTGTCGATGGCGACCTCGTTGCCGATGAGCGAGAAATCCTCAAACGGCAGAACTTGTATGGAGTGGGGATTTCTGAGATGGGGATCGTGGCGAAAAATGTCAGGGCTGATTGGACTTGCGCAGGTTTCCAGGCTTGAAGAAGCTTCAAAAACAGACTTTCTTGTATAATAGAGAAGACAGGGAAGCTTCCAGTCGCCGTGGATATGTGCCACGTCGCGTTTGTCGATTTGAAGGACGTGGAAGTCGTTGAAGAGGTACCAAGTAGAGTCGCTCTTTCCATCTGCGGCATGTCCAGGAACGCAGATTTGGGCAACCAAATTATCGGAGGTGCGAGCGTGACTGGCATCGCTGTTTGTGGTTATGTATGACACAACGACGGTCAACTCGTAAATATCGGAATTGGAGCCAGTTGACAGGTGCTCGTATTCTTGCTTCACGGACCAGGTCCGAGTGGTTGAATCCTGGTACACACGAAACTGAAACGGAATCCACTGGGGCTTGCTCGGTGGAACGGAAGAATTCGGGACATAGTCGTCCGAGACAAGTTGCCAAAACGGTCTGGAAGACTCCGAGTTATCGAACGCGATGCACAGGATGTTCGGGAGCTCTGCGACTTTCGTTACTATCTTTTTAAGTTTAAAATCGTTGCAAAAATGGCAATAGGCTCGTGCGTGGATCTCGAACGCGAAGCTTGTAGACAAGAGAGAATCAAAGGATTGAGGCGCCTTCAAATGAGACACCTCGACTTTCAAAAAGCACTCATTAGTCTCTGTTGAGGTGGCTTTATGGCATTGGTGACACAAAGAAGCACGGTGGATGAGAAGTCTGAACAAATCGAAAAAAACCGTTTTTTTTGACATGTCACGACGAATGGCTTCTTCGTGGAGTTGCTGCAGTAGAAATCGGCTGAAATTGCATGCGAGAACAAAGATGGGAACTCCCAATAAGTCTTCGTCGATGATTCGATATTTGCAGGCGTTATGAATCTCTTTGCAAGCTCTGAAAAGGTTTTTGGTGTGACATGTTTTGTTGCCGCTGCGGCGTCCGACTTGGTCCATCATATGAAACAGAAACCTCAATTCGCATGTCAGACAATACTGATCCGTACAGGAATGGCGTTGGACTGTGGAGCGAATCTGCGGAATGAAGTAAAACGCCTGCAAAATTGAATTCGAATAGGACGTAGTGAAAGTCGCGTTTTCAAGTCCTGCGAAAGACGATTTGTTGGTGAAGGAAAAGTTGGATTCGTTGAGTCCATTCATGAATTTTCCTATTGGAATACGTCGAAAATTGGCAGGCACTTGTGTTTTTTCTTTAGTGGTTTTTGTAGTGTATTCTTCTTCCAATTCTAGACCTAACCCGCTGTCCAATAGGAAAATGGATGCATCACTCTTGGCTCCCGAATGAGGGGCTACGGCAGGCCCGTACGGAGGTATCCTCAGAATGCGGGCCTGGTTTCTGCGGTAGTGCCCAGGAATATTTGGAATGACCCCAAATCCACCGATGATGCGCATGTCTTCGAGCAACTGAGGGTCTATCGCTTCGTGCGGGATAGACGGATAGTAGATATCGTCTGGAAGCGTAGACTCTAGCAGGGGAGATGGCGCCTGCAAATTTTCGGAGACTGCGAGCAATTGTTTCAAGTAAGGTACAAACAACAGACTTTCGTTTGCATTTCCAGTAGGGGGAGGCGGTTCCAAGGGCAAAGGGCTCATTTTCCCTCGGCTGTATGTATTGACGATATTGTTGCTCGATTGAGGTCCATTTCTAGATGTCCAGAGCTGAATGCAAGACCCGGAATCGCCAAATGCCAAGCACCGTCCAGACGAAGAAATGTCCGCGGAAGCGATTATTAGCTGATCTGGAATGTCTAGCTGGAAGTTTTGGAGAACCGAAAAATTGCGGGTGCTATAAAGTTGTAAATGTCCAAACGGCGAGACGATGGCGAGCGTGGAATCGAACTTTGGGTGAAATTTGACCCAGCTGGCACCTGGCGTAAAGTTGATGGGTACAAACGATCTCATAGTGCGCAGGTCATACAGTTTTATGAGCGGATCGGGGTACTGTCGATCCATGAGCACGCCGAGTCCGCATGTCACCAAGAGGTCTCCCTCGGCATCTATGCAACTCACAGACTCCATGTGTGCCTTGAAGCTATTCTCTGTGCGAGGAGTTCGCAAATCTCGAACAGCTACAGATCCGTCCGCCTGGCCGACGTATACAAGGTGAGAAGAACGGGCCAGAGAGGTGACGCCACTGGGAGTGGAAATTTTTTTGTCAATGGACCCCCTTCGAAGATCCATAATGGCTATGGAATTCTGTAGCGACCCTATCAAGATGCTCGTCTTACAATCGTTGGCCCATTTTAAACAACTTagattttgaattttttctggGGTATGAAAAAAGATGCGTTTACCTTTGCGCGTATAAGAGTGAACACTATTAGCAGAAATTAAGATCACGCGAGCTTCGTTGACCAAAATTTGGCGAACATCGTCATAGGACACTCTCCAACAGCAATACTTACAATAGCCGAAGTCCTGGTTCAACAGGTAGGAGGCCACTCGACCCTACACAAAAAAAAGTGTCATTGTAAGTAGCACTCTTTGTTGAGAGAAGAGAATCACGAAGAAAGGGAAGAATGGAGCTCTTTCTCAACCCAAGTAAACTCAGGGCGCGTACATCTGATCGACCGCTCCATAACGCTTCTTCAAGGGGATCAAATGACACTGAAGTAACCGTTACTGTTTGAATATCATTATTTTCACACAAAATTGTCGAAGCATAGTATGATTCTTGTGTTTCTAAAGAGCCTTGCGCAGTTGGTTCGCTTGCGTTGGGAAATCCAACTGTCTGGTACAGCGGATGGCTACTGGGCGTAAATACAGATGCGTTGGGATTCATGCTGTTCCGACGCTCCTATTATGCCTTAGATAATTAGGCGTTTTGAGAACGCTCTTTTCTGTCGAGTCGCGTAACGCAATACACGCTGTTGGTATTGCAGGAACTATCTTCTTCTCTCAGTCAAGGGGACTTTTAACCATGGTTCATCCGGCGGTTGGTCAGAAATATATCTGATGacccaaaatttttaatttttatgcaaAAACCATCACGCCTTAGGACAAACTCTTCCGAAAAAGGAAAACACAGCGCCAGTAAAGACTGCACGGTCGTGCTGCATTCGCATTTTTCTTATACATAACAGTTGCACAGAGAGCAAATACTGGTGTTTATTTTACTGGGTTATCTACAACTTTAGACACTGCTGTACACAAGCAAAAAATAACACGCAACAATTAATTTCTTCAATACAACAGCGAAGATTGTCAATCTGAAATAGGTGCCTTTGGGGCTGCATTTAAAACATGACTGCCCAAGAAACGGTGAATATGGTAGATGTGCTAGACAGCGTTGCTGATGCGATATCCTGCCTAGCAACATTTGCCAATAGTTCTGCTATTGATACAGCAGGTAAGGAGGTCCATCTCGAGACCGGAATAAAGGCCATCAACGAAGCCATCACCCATTTGGTTGAAGAAGCTCGGAAGACAATCACATCATGGAAAAGACTGGGCTTTGAATGTACGTGTTTTTCAGGAGCACTGAACTCTTTAGTATAGAGGTAGAAAGGCATCAATTCGCGTGCAATGTTTTGAACTATTAGGATTTACAAGAGACGAGTTTGTAGCGGAGCCCGCTTCATGTGTTTGTTTCGCGCCGCTTTTAAGACAACCATGGTATTCATGTTGTTGGTCATACGAAATAGCAAAGTTTTTTCAGAGATGAGCTCTAGGGACCGTACAGATTGTGCTCATTATTCAAGAAGAAAAGTGAGGGTGATCTTGGATAAACACATTTTATATTCCCTGtttcataaaaaaattcaaatagaactaacttctttcttttttatgtatgGGTGAAAGATATATCTGATGACATGAACAAATGCTGTGATGAACTTGTAAACAATTTCGAGAACAGCATCAACTTGCTGAAAGCTATTCTGAAGTGTCCAGATCCCTACGAAACCAAAAAAGATTTTTTTGAGTCTGAAAAGAGCGTCATAAGAAGTGTGATTAACCTACTGCGCTTCAACGACTTGTACGAGGTGGCATCTATGCTGAGAACGATCAAGGTCGTGAAATTTATGCTAGGTGTCAGAAAGGAATTAGAAACGTTTGTGGTCAAGGACTTTATTGTTGCAACGACGTATTTGTCTAGACAGCTGATCGCCCGCACACTGCGATGCCATGACTCGAACGTGCGAAATGCGTTGACCAGCTGCGCTGAAAATGTGACCAAATACGCTGAATCTTTCGAGAAATGCTATGAGGAATTCTCTTTGTACAAATCCGATCAGAATTATGTGAATGCGTACGATTCGGTGTCTAAAAAGCTGGAACATTGGATTGAGGTCGCTACGAAGCAGACGCGATTGTCGTTGTTGTCGCCGTTTGATTTGTCCTCTCTCGAGATGAACCCTATCATAGGTAAGGATGTTATCGATATGGACGATAATATAGAATCTCAGTTAAGTAATTTAGTTGTATCATATAACCACCCGGTTATCGAGCTGGGACGCGATATTTGGTCCGTTCAGCACGGTCAAGAGGTACAGGAGGTGAAAAGCGATGATACAGGTGATCGAATTAGGACAAGCGGAAGTTTCTCTGACCCGTCTACAGACCAATCTAAGGAAGAAGAGGGCTACGATGCTGACTATCTGAATTCGCTGGAAGGTATCACCGATATTTCCAAAGATGAAGATCTAGATATGAGCGGATTGTTAGACAGAATCCTAGACTCTATCAACAAGATTGGAGAAATCGGTGAAGGTGATACCGATAACTTATCTGACGAGGATTATAGAAAGAAACAGAAACGTCTCGAAGATTTGCTATCCCAAATCAAGAGAGATTTTGATTCAATCGGTTCTGATTTACCTGATAAGCTAGCTTCTGCCGATCTGGGGGGGAAAGATTGGATGAAAACGGAGCTTGATGAAATTATGAGCGATGCAAAAAAGAATATTTTGTCTTTGAAGAAAAGATCAATCTCTAAATCAAATAATGATGCGGCAAAGTCTATCCCTGATCTGACGAATAAATTGAGAGATGGCTTTAAGAAGATGATAGAACTATTGAACCCGTACAACACCGAGCAGTTCTTAGATAATGGAAAGGATCTAGATTCACTGTTAGACAGGCTAGATCGAAGTCTGATGCTGCTGCAATCGGAGCCCTCTTCTATGCTTACAGCGCGTCAGAACTACTCGGACATAGAACGTCGAGCTTGGTTTCAAATTGTATGTGCCAAGAAGCAGGCCGGCGATAACGGTCGTGCCAATCAGCTATTAGGGAAAGCTTCTGAGTTACAGCGAGGAATACAAGAACTGACAAAGGCGATGAAATCTCTCGACGAAGGAGGTGCGGCAAAGAAAGACGAGCGTATTCAGGCGGTAAGGGATGCCATTGATTTGTTGAAGCGGGCGAACATGGATTTGTTTGATCATTCTGCCATGAATCCTAGAGTTGAATTAGCAGATTTGTGTGAGAGACAAGAGAAGCTATTAGATCTCTTACGAGATGGAGTCATGGCCAATGACAAGAAAGGTCATGCTAAGAATTTGAATAGTTTGAAATCGATTGCGGACTCTAAGATACATCTCATCAATATTTTAgctagaaaagaaaggaaaggcaacAATTTGtacaaagaattaactgatattgcTTCTGAGCTGTCAAAACGTATTAATGGTGAACTTATTCCCGCACTGTCGTCTAAATTTACAAACCGTGATGCGAGCGATTCGCGCAATCTACCGGCGTACAAGCAACTTCGGGAGGTGGACAAGCGGCTATTGAAGGCAGCTTCAGACGCTTCGCTCGAAAgcaaaatgatcaaaaatttgaCAGGAATGACTGAATGCATGCAGAACTTGTCTAAGGCGCAACGCGCCGGCGACAAGAAGGCCATAAATTCATGTATCGAGCAGTTGAAAGCCTACCTCGATGAGTTCAAGCAGCTGAGAGAAGAGATCCGAGGAGATCCGTACCAGTCCGAGCTGTCAAAAAAGCTGTACCAAGATAATCGAGTTATAGAACTGTGTAATCAAATTGTGTCTGAGAAAGGAAAACACAAGCACACAGGTGACGAGCTTTGCAAAGTGGCGAACGAGATGATGCCGTTGTTAGATGAGCTGCGAAGCGAGCGTTATAAGCATTTCAGCCAGAAAAAAGCGTTAGAGAAGGCACGAGCCAAGAAGCCCGATGTCAGGGGAAGAATAACTGCTAAACAGACGCCTCAAGAAACTTTGGAGACATGTTCTTATTTGATGGAGATTTATCCATCTGATTCGCCTATGTTCCGATCTGTTCAGTCATCGAAAGAGGCGTTGGAGGTTTTGATATCGAGCATTGGTGCTGTGCAAGGATCCAATCCCAACAGTCTATTTTCGATCATGCAGAACGTGTCGAAGGCGTCGACCACTTATATGTCGAAAATACGAGAGTACATAGAAGAGTTTCCGCCCTTCATGCGGCAAGATTTGCTTGATAATCTCGGGGATATGCGAGATAACATGGTCCAACTGAAAATTTTGGCTGCAGTGGGATCTTGTTCTAGCGAGGAAGATATCAGTGACACGTCAAAAGCGTCGATTGGTCTTTGTCTTCAGAAGATGTGTGCGAGGATTCAGGATGTTTTGAGGAATATTCAAATCACGAATATTAAGCTTAAGAACATTCCCGAGTGAGGTGACACATGAGCACACGGGGCTTTGGCTCGGAGTCTCAGGGCTTGGAAAAGTTGCACATTGGCGCACGATTGCGTGCGATGCAGCGCAGTGAAAAACCGCTATACAAGAGGGCGTagagatgaaaataaataaaaatagattaCGTTTTTAGTGCAATAACTTATGTAGGTTTTTTGTGATGGACAAGGCGGCTCCAAGCAAAGATTCGAAGAAGCTCGAAGTTGATGGACATTGCGACCTGAGTGATGCACCAGTGAATCTGGAGGCGCTGAGGGATAAAAACAGGGCCGCGCTTAGGGACATATTCCGGGTACGCAAAATAACATGTATTGTACTGTTTTGAAGAGGAAGTCCACTGGCTTATGTCGTTATTCGGTGTGTGAATGATATGAAGAAAATAGATAGCGGGACGGGAGAGAGCAAGGCGTTTATTTTGGAGCAAGAATTGGTTGGTTTGTTGGGACAGATAGTAGAGGTGGATTTTCTGAAGGTGTGATGAAGAGAAGGGAGAGGAAATGTCAAATAGAGAAGCATATGAGGCTGACTTTTATTTGGGGGTTCTGATTATATTAGAACCAGGGGAttgagaagtttttttttttgtcaggcgaaGGACTCGAAATACCGAGCGAGCTTAGTTGCGTGGTGTTTTTCATTCGTTTTGAGTACGTTAATGCATGTTTACGGGGTCCAAAATGGAAAGAAGGTGCCTGACACAGAGCGTACAGTTTGAGAAATGTGAGGGTTCTAGCAAAGCAAGTGAAGATGTTGAGGGCTCGAAACAGGTCGCTTTGGGTTATTGCCATTCCCAGATTACCGTTTGTGTGTGAAAGAGTGTTGGAAGAA encodes:
- the LOC126318462 gene encoding PAN2-PAN3 deadenylation complex catalytic subunit Pan2-like gives rise to the protein MDLRRGSIDKKISTPSGVTSLARSSHLVYVGQADGSVAVRDLRTPRTENSFKAHMESVSCIDAEGDLLVTCGLGVLMDRQYPDPLIKLYDLRTMRSFVPINFTPGASWVKFHPKFDSTLAIVSPFGHLQLYSTRNFSVLQNFQLDIPDQLIIASADISSSGRCLAFGDSGSCIQLWTSRNGPQSSNNIVNTYSRGKMSPLPLEPPPPTGNANESLLFVPYLKQLLAVSENLQAPSPLLESTLPDDIYYPSIPHEAIDPQLLEDMRIIGGFGVIPNIPGHYRRNQARILRIPPYGPAVAPHSGAKSDASIFLLDSGLGLELEEEYTTKTTKEKTQVPANFRRIPIGKFMNGLNESNFSFTNKSSFAGLENATFTTSYSNSILQAFYFIPQIRSTVQRHSCTDQYCLTCELRFLFHMMDQVGRRSGNKTCHTKNLFRACKEIHNACKYRIIDEDLLGVPIFVLACNFSRFLLQQLHEEAIRRDMSKKTVFFDLFRLLIHRASLCHQCHKATSTETNECFLKVEVSHLKAPQSFDSLLSTSFAFEIHARAYCHFCNDFKLKKIVTKVAELPNILCIAFDNSESSRPFWQLVSDDYVPNSSVPPSKPQWIPFQFRVYQDSTTRTWSVKQEYEHLSTGSNSDIYELTVVVSYITTNSDASHARTSDNLVAQICVPGHAADGKSDSTWYLFNDFHVLQIDKRDVAHIHGDWKLPCLLYYTRKSVFEASSSLETCASPISPDIFRHDPHLRNPHSIQVLPFEDFSLIGNEVAIDTEFILLKQEVYEDVDGSKKKHLVSPADLGLARVSVLATKNGQEVIIMDDYISTKCDQITDYLTQYSGIQPGDLDLRTSPRHITALKSVYLKLRYLVDQGFIFIGHGLNQDFHIANIDVPPEQVVDTVKLFHLKNQRKISLRFLASLLLGIEIQVGAHDSIEDSRTALLLYQKYKQLVRENRLEEVLHKIYEIGRTKQWKINTQDSIDITTPKQDTTETT
- the LOC126318459 gene encoding uncharacterized protein LOC126318459; translated protein: MTAQETVNMVDVLDSVADAISCLATFANSSAIDTAGKEVHLETGIKAINEAITHLVEEARKTITSWKRLGFEYISDDMNKCCDELVNNFENSINLLKAILKCPDPYETKKDFFESEKSVIRSVINLLRFNDLYEVASMLRTIKVVKFMLGVRKELETFVVKDFIVATTYLSRQLIARTLRCHDSNVRNALTSCAENVTKYAESFEKCYEEFSLYKSDQNYVNAYDSVSKKLEHWIEVATKQTRLSLLSPFDLSSLEMNPIIGKDVIDMDDNIESQLSNLVVSYNHPVIELGRDIWSVQHGQEVQEVKSDDTGDRIRTSGSFSDPSTDQSKEEEGYDADYLNSLEGITDISKDEDLDMSGLLDRILDSINKIGEIGEGDTDNLSDEDYRKKQKRLEDLLSQIKRDFDSIGSDLPDKLASADLGGKDWMKTELDEIMSDAKKNILSLKKRSISKSNNDAAKSIPDLTNKLRDGFKKMIELLNPYNTEQFLDNGKDLDSLLDRLDRSLMLLQSEPSSMLTARQNYSDIERRAWFQIVCAKKQAGDNGRANQLLGKASELQRGIQELTKAMKSLDEGGAAKKDERIQAVRDAIDLLKRANMDLFDHSAMNPRVELADLCERQEKLLDLLRDGVMANDKKGHAKNLNSLKSIADSKIHLINILARKERKGNNLYKELTDIASELSKRINGELIPALSSKFTNRDASDSRNLPAYKQLREVDKRLLKAASDASLESKMIKNLTGMTECMQNLSKAQRAGDKKAINSCIEQLKAYLDEFKQLREEIRGDPYQSELSKKLYQDNRVIELCNQIVSEKGKHKHTGDELCKVANEMMPLLDELRSERYKHFSQKKALEKARAKKPDVRGRITAKQTPQETLETCSYLMEIYPSDSPMFRSVQSSKEALEVLISSIGAVQGSNPNSLFSIMQNVSKASTTYMSKIREYIEEFPPFMRQDLLDNLGDMRDNMVQLKILAAVGSCSSEEDISDTSKASIGLCLQKMCARIQDVLRNIQITNIKLKNIPE